In Acropora muricata isolate sample 2 chromosome 13, ASM3666990v1, whole genome shotgun sequence, the DNA window attttttggaagaaaaagaaatttgtaatttagaAACTtattgtggcaaaccctcctttagcggtaaatgaatagcgattaaaatttacacAAACCTAGGATTACCTTAATCGAGCTTTGAACAACAAGGTCCTGGGCAACTAGTTATCTGTActttaaaattgtaaatgttattattatatgtaaaGCTCCTGATTATCACTTCCATTAGAAATTTCATTAGCCGGTGGGACGCAAACCTTAATTGCGTTCATATCAATTTGAAGCAGTACTGCGGTTATAGGAGGGAGAAGAATCATAGACGTGGTCGTTCAAAAGGGGTAAAACCCTATACTGGTTTtcaaatgtaataaaaaagtaATAACTCCGTCCAATCACAAAGACTGGTAACatcgcaatgaaccaatcagaatttgtagaaaattgttcaaagcgcgggaaaaatcacgcgtgtGGGGTGTGATTGGATTTGGTTTGTTTCTCATTCGTTGAAAAACTGGTCCGAGAGTTTtgagccaatcaccaagcgtttTAGGCGCAATCGCGTATAATAGTTacttcgacggtcatttgaaaactgcgctATTCAGCGAATAAGTGATGTCAACCACTTGAATTACTTTTATGCACCCATTCCACACGTGGGGCTTGTGTCCGACAGAACAAGAATTTAAAAAATCTCATTTATCGCGCGTGCAAGGGCATCTTCAGTCTTCATTGTTTCATTCGTTCTTTTAACTCATACCTTTCTCTTTCAGACTGTGAATGTCAATGTGGACCCGTACATGACCATTCGTCACATTAGAAAATCTGTTGCAAGACAGAAAGAACGATCCTTGTGACCAAGATTAATACCCGCCGTAACTTATTGCTTTATTTGCATATTACTGTTAAATGTAACAAACGCAAAATgatttcgttattttttttttctaaaagtaACCGTCATTTTAGAGAAGTTTCAACACTGCTGCAAGAAGTCACGGATTCTACTTCGCAAACAAATATAAACAGTAATCCTAATCCGAAGACCTATTATCAACACAACTGAAATGTTGACATTTTTGTTGAAGAATAATGGAGCGTTAAAGTTTAGAGTTTCAACAGGACATTTCGTTGCGGTTATCCAAATTGAGCGCGCGTGAACCTAAGTAGGGTGTGTTTAGGACGTGGAGACGTTTTCTGTATGATGGCGGGGAGTTAAAGAAAAAGCCACGGCTGCGGCAACGAGAACTTCAAAATGCAATGATGTGATTGGTCTAAACGGGACACtgaaataatcgtgctgcgtGTGTGCTaagcaatattattttaaaCCTCCAACCTATGATGAAAAAGCCCATCGTTTTAGAATGGTTTTCTATTTATGTCCTGAAAGATGTTACCAGAATTTTTGTGGTATAGGATCGTACGGACGCCATGTTCAGTTTATTTAACACGGAGCTTAATTAAGCTAAAATGCTTTTGAGCCACGGATATACGTATAAAATTCATTGTGGTCCATTTATTGTTCGGCATAAGCTTCGCTTATtgttttgaataattattgttgctgtCCCACAATTTGATTCAGAAATGTTCGTTTTCTCTTGAAACGACATATATATAATGTGCAATGTGTTGTTTGAAGCAGCGACTATAAGGGTTTTTGTTCTCCAGTCGCAGTTGTCATTTTTCATTCTTCGAAGGAAATCCAAGTTATCTCCTTCACTTTCTTTCGAAATTCCACTACCACGTTAGTGTGGACGAGTTCTTTGCGAAAAAAATCTTGATATTGAGATGCTTAATTTGTATATGAAAATAGAATCGTTTAAAggttaaattatttttacagAGTATTACTAAGTAACAATTAAAAGTTTTAAACATGTTTGTAAATTTGCGAATGTTAGAGATATTCTGCTGAAATATTTTAAATACATATTTGTAACCCAGTTTGGTAAAAGTTCAATTGTCCATCGGCCCTTTTGTATGTAGACTGACGTCACCTTGCGCATAAGTGACTGCGAGGCTGATAGGTGTCGTCTTGTTATCCGCCTTTATGTAAACGGTGTAAAGTATATCGCTGACAACTCCTCAGCGAGTAGAAAGACAAAGTGGAGTTACTTAACGTTTATGAACGCCATTTTGTCACATCAGCCCTTCTCACTAAGGTCTTCACTCAACCAGCGTATTTCATCATTTCGTAGTCGTGAATAACTTGATAATAgggaaaataaacaaatgaaaacttCCTTGCACCCGTTCCCGAGGGAAAGAAAAGAACAGCAAAAAAGAGCACACAAACGGAGCACGAACACCGATGCCAGTAAGCGCCAAAAGTACAACacacaacagaaacaaaaaatacagtTGATTCGTCCTGAAGCAAATCAAAATCCTTTTTTTATGTCTACTCTAACAGTCACATTACgaattttctctttccttttgtCCGTGAGAATCATTCTTTATGAGGAAACATTTCTTGGCTGGCAGAAGAATTTATTTGAACTTTAAATTTATGGTGTAGACCACACACaaacaaaaagggaaaatgCATTGTTTGGTAGCCTTGTTTATTTATgtccttttttaattttttttttatttctcttctcCAGTTCTTAAATATGTTGTATATGTATATTGCATGAATATTTATAAGATAAGAAATTGTCATTGTTTTCGCTATTGTTTCTTGTATCACTCTGAGAGTTTGATATAAGCCGGCCCTTATTAACAAGCATTTGAATTTACATCGACTCTCTGTATTTTTTTCgcggaacaaaaaaaaacaaaacatccatATATATGATGTTGAAACATGAAAGTCATGTACTTGAACTGCAGCGCCCAGGTTGAAACTAAGTCTGTGATCCTTGCAGTTCTGAAAtgtattaataattcatgaagagaaaacaaaggtaATCACTAAAgaaggtttggatatgtgatcttAATCGTTAttaaaattcagtgaacttttgctttgattttctccaagaattttcaatgctttgagaagctatatcaaacactcgaaagagtgtttcatcagatatccaaacacttcgaagttggtttaaaaaactcggctgcacctcgttttttcaacccacttttcagtgtttggatatcagaTGAAACAGATCTTCCTCGTGTTAGACATATCACTGGCTTTGGCTTTGTTTAAGGAAACACTGTGCCCCTTGACTAGAGCTTCTACGATCATATTAAGTAAGGCTACAGAGTTATGTGACTATAAGATAAAGAACAGATAATtaattacaaaaaataattaccATTAAATATACTAAGGAGCCAAGACGAGGACTTAGTATATTAATACTGAGCAGCATATTAACGTTTCAGTGCACTTTTGAACGCAGTTTTCGAGAATTTATTTCTAACAGACAGAAGGATGTTGTTCCAAAACATATTTGCCACTAACACCATATTTGGACAACACCATTCTCCTAAAGTTTGTTCGAAAAGATTCAATAACTAGTTGATCATCGTATTATAACTATGCTGTTCAGAGCTTTTAAAAGATCAATGAAAAACTAGGAATCTTATCATCTCTCAAATAAGAAGGCTAAGAAGTTTCAATAAATGCAGAGCAACATTGTGAGAGGTTATTATATTCATCAATGAAACATTATTAATTATGCGAATGGCTTTAATTAGTAAAGCAAATAAACATTCAAAGacaaattaaattcattttatccAATGAACTTCGTTATAAAAATACAAACACTAACTGCAAACTGAGGTATAAAAATTGATAAGTATTCATTACGGTTGCATGTAGCGAATTACCTTAATTCAGCATGGTAAAATCCATCGtcgatttaacaaattgacgtcagtttttcatgcgtctgtcctgttattgatcatgaatttcgtcataacattgtcaaagtagctgtggatccacgaggcgatagccgagtggatctgCAGACTCAATGTTATGActcaatgttatgacgaaattcattgtcaataacaggacagacgcatgaaaaactgacgtccatttgttttttacaataacagaaaggtagaggggacaaaattaagtcaaaacgcgagacaaaaatgcgcgagaaacttcaaagtttgttcaatctgacgcgaccaaattcataattctcctcgctctcttattggctaatagaaaaaacggacgctttctattggttaaaaagtgatagatcgactttttcaaattttctgctctcgctcgttgcgtcaatatcgcataaattataaatttcatgtgtctgtccgcttattgacaataagaattagccaatgagcgtgcgaggatttctgcagttattgcaAAAAACTGTTTTGTAGCAACTAAACAAGTTGTTCGAAAGTTGAttaaggtaattcctcacaattgcattgcgcatcctttCTGCGCATAATTTATGTTGTCATTTAGCGCGCGCTCGTGCTCgcgcacattaaaaacatggcggatttgcctTGATACTGAGctctgtcagttgaaaaatgtcTCTAGCTCACCAACGAGCACGGGAACCCCAActtttttttccagtcattgtaatcaacttatcgtaagctttgtgtgagaaaagactcatctgatttctattgctgaaaattgaataaataaggaaaatagcagataaactgtggtcttttctcctttcttttcttcttttttcttcgtcattcgctctgacgaagggctaacgctcgaaacgtcagctttctaaatctttcacggtggtaattcaacctttatcaactcgtttgataaaaccaaatttttgttgtggtCTTTTCTATTTGCCGTTTGGTAACCGTGTCAGGAAATTCGGTTCAAATTTCAATCAAAGATTCAGCTTTCTgtctaaatcaaacttaaaatgtttatttgggtGCGACACAACGTACTGACTGTAGTTTAATGCGTGTTCTCATAAGTCTcggtcacaaaaatttacaattattactggGAATACGTTATTCtgataaacactaaataatgctaaaatagCGCATTTTCAAAGCCTCGGTGCTCGTTAATGAGCATGGGGTccccccttttttatttcaaaatttcaagttctcatatgataaatattcagtggacaaagtttgaacgaaaatctattgccacttttatttcagaggaattaccttaagaCTAACCTCCCAGATTTTCAGTTTTGCCctctaaaaaaaacatgtttattGCCTGTGTAAAcattttgtttattgtctctgAAGGCTACTGAAAATCTTGTCGAAAATATTCTTTAATTAATAAATGGTAAAATTGCCATTGAAGTTTCTACTAACCCATGCTTGTAAATTTCATATTATTGCTAACTGTGGCTAAATTGAAAACTATAACGATTCTTCAGAATTCATTTGGTATATTGCCACTCAATCTAGTCTACCAGCGCCCCTAGTTTCAGagatgaaaattgaaaatacaatttttaCTTTTGCTAAagaatagaccctattcataaatggcggctgttttatttttgttctgttattgtacaaattagcctaccaagcctcgctaatttgcacaaggacaaaagcatgatgaattggcagccatttatgaatagcgtctatagTGATTTTCAAATTGTTAATCTGAACAACCGCAACACTCACATTCCGAACAAATCTCAAACAGACTAAGGAGAATTATGATACCGTTTTTGGCGATGAAGATAGACGCATCTTTGCCATACCCTAGGAACAGTTCCAAACGTAGACCTAGAAAAACACAATTCACAGCGAGAGTCTGCAACGTTTTATGACAGATTGATGTAACCTCGCGATATCGCCAGTCCCCACGACGTAACAGCTTTATTTGCATTAACTGCAGAGGAGACAGAATAAAACTGATGCACGCAAATGCAATAATGGCGTTTTCGAAGCTTCTTGGAATGTTGTGGGGGACTAtgttctcttctaaaacaacctcCAACATTTCAACTGTATCGAAGAGATCCAGTGCTATTCTCAAGGAGAGCAGCCAGATCAACTCTCTGTATGACATTGAATCAGTACCTGTACTTAATAGCAGCAACAAAAGTAAGGGAGATAAACACAGGGTGATCTTTAGGACATTTGGACCAAAGAAGACTTGACTGTCCAGCTTGTTTTCGATAGGGTCGCCTCCTCCAAAAATTATTCCGATTAACGGTATTAATGCAAGCCATACATAAGCCGGCCAAACAGCGAATAACCACTGAAGATTTCTGTCATCGCACAGGATCCACAGCCATAATATTAGAGCTGGGATAAACAGGACAATTAATGCGTAGAAAGCATCATTCCTTTTGTATACGGCTGGATACGAAGTCAGCAAATAGGACTGAAGACCATACAGAACAAAAAAGGCCAGTCTTCCGAAACAAATCAAAACCGAAGCCATGGATACGATAAAAAGTTATCCGCAATGAAACTTCACATCAGCGCACAACTAGAACAGCGAGTATTAAATGGTATTAAATGAGAGACGACTTGATTTCCGAGAAAGGaatagccttttgttttctttaagaaGCACAATTCTCGGAAATCCAGTTATTTCTGGGTATGATTTGCATAATTAGCATTTGTATCGTGCGGTGTGCTTTTTTGAAAGCTGAATGCAAACCAGTAACTGCCATTTAACACCCACCCCTTATCCAGTAAAGACCCACCCCTGATATTTCATTACTAGTAAGGATAATACCGTTTTTAATGTTTCGTCATATACATTGGCGCCATACGTATTAGCATCTCATTGGACGAGTGAATGATGATATTCAAGCTGGCAAAGAATAGTTTAGTTTACAAGGTATTTTTGTCTGTTGGAAGTTCCATTTGAGATCAACTGCGCTACAATCATGGCTTCATTTTTGGTTTGGGCTGGACGTTTCTTATTTTTTGGTCTTGCATTGACTCAGTGCTTCCTACTTGCTTCCTATCCGTCAAAGAAAAGTGGTTTATGGTACTTAACAAGTTTATCTTATGCTCCTTCGTTGCTGGCATGGACTAGCCTTGTTGTTACCGATAACACCAAACTTGGCAAGCTTTCTTACATTTGGGCCTTGTATGCGATCGGATTAGTTGTAAGCACTATTATCGTGTTTGCAGCTTTTGTTGACACTATAGACAAAGGAAGTCTTCTTGGTTTGAAGGTGACCCTATGCATTACGCCGATTcttctgttgttgttattgaacACCGCAAAAGACGTAAAAAAGCACAAAGACCTTTTGCCATGGCTATGCTTTGCAATGGCGGTGGATCTTGTCGATACAATCGAAATGATAGACATTGTTTTGGACGAGGTGGAGAAAGAACACGAATATCGCATCCCAAAAGGATTTGCTTATACAATGGTCGCAATAGCGTGCATTAACTTTCTGCTATCGCCCTGGCAAAtgcttgaaaatgattttgaaacAGGAGAACTGCTTCCAAAGAGAGCACTATGGCGTTACATTGTTGAAATAGTTGTCGTAAACTTCGTATTTCTCATCACTCGTTTGGTGATCTTAATCGAGTACGAAAAAGATGAATCCATTTTCATCTTGAAGAATCTCGTTGCAATTATACTCGGAATCATGGGAATCCGAAAACTCAAAACAGATATCAAGATATCTGACCTCTGTTGCAAGGACTTTGGATCGAATTCCTTGCATTTGTAGAGAACAGAACCGTGAAAATAGATGTAAACAGATTATAAACTTCCTTTCTTGGACGTCCTGTTGACTCTCTGTTTTGTTATCTACGTGTATAGTGTGTAACTTAGGGTACTCTGAAATAAAGTTAACTAATAAGCAATATTCTTCCAGGGATTGTTCAGATTTTTGGTTCTTGAAGCTTAGGCAGTTAATAGAAGTTCGCTCTAACGAAGGACGGTTAGGTCTAAAACATGCATCAAGGTTTCCAATATTCGTCCAATGGAATTAATGTCTGATCTCAGGAGCCATATTTATATATTCATCAAATTCAATCATGTCAAAATAATGGAGCACGAAGCACCTCCTGCCGTGATTATTCTTATTTAAGCAGGTTTCGGTGATCACGAGCAAGGCTTTCTTTGTGTTAAATATGGGAAACCCCTGTCTGCTTCAATATTCAGTACCAATGTAGACATTTCCTTGGAATGGTGAACGTATGTTTCTAGGAATTGCAAACTTCTCAAACATGACAACATCTGCTGCAGATGTTGAGGGCATGGGATGGGTGATTTGATGCCAAAGGATTTTCTTCGCAGGGTATGTATGtatgcaatttttatttttgcttgtgACCTGTATGTCGACTCTCCGACCGTACGTTTGTGAATTCTGTCTTTTAGTTTTGCTCACGAGTAGAAATTTCAAATCATGGGCATATTTTTCTTACAGGTCTTactaattatttttttcctttgcattaCGCCGcttcttttgttattgttgttaaacACAGTATAGTAGATGTGCAGGACCAAAAGGAACTTCTGCGCTTAAATACAAGATGCCTCTGTGATGTCTTATTTTCGGGATCGTCTGTTCTTCGAATTCCTTCGTTCGCTGTCACCTAGAGGTGAATGTCTGATTGCATTAAAGCATTGACGATTTTGTTTGGTTagtgaaattgaatttctaGGCGAATTTTCTCGCTCGACCTGGACGATGCCCTGGACTCTTTGTAGCATTCTGTCCACGTCGCTGAAAACTGTCGGGTAGaccctttctttctttttgtagaatgtttGTGGCCTTTGGGATGagtcaaaaaattatttttctttcattgatatGGATATCCTAGCACGTTTTTGTATGGAAGATTAATTGTTTTGGAAGAATGATTGATTTTTCCATCAGATGCTCAATTACAAATGCGCTAGACTGTGAAGGCTTGCTTTTGTTCAACTTTATGGTAAACAACTCTTGTGTTATTCTTGGATCAGCTCTCTTGATACTACGACTTTGAACTTGTAGTTAGTGTGATACTGTGCAAGTGTGTTAAGTTGGTTATCGGCCATGATATTTATACTTCTCTttgggtgttttttttgttaagggAATTATATTAATTCCGCTAAAATATTCTTGACTTGAAAATGTTTGTGAGATATGCGGAGTGAAGTTAGCGGGGAAATTTAAACTTGGGCTTGAACCACTGCAACGAAATATCTCAAATAATAACAGCCATGTGGGCATCGCTTTAACACTTAATTTCGATATAAAAACCTTGGCGTTCTTCAAGCGCTCTTAAACGTTAAAAAGTCTGTTTGTAGTAATCCAACTTCAGAATAAATAAGCCCGGGTGGCGAAGGATTTTGTGACATCGTTTCCACTTTTGCTCTTATAGGAAATGTTATCTCAAATTATAAGTCcaaagtaaaaggaaaaaaagaggcTATATTTCTCAAgcgaacaatgaaaataaacccACTCCATTTTTTCCGCGCGTGCATTTTGCTAATGGAAGAATGGAACtagttacccccaatttttAACCCAGGTTGCGCTGCAACTTCCGGTAGAAATCACATAGTTGTGTACATTCGAACAGTTCCTTAACATTTGGTTGAGATGTGGAGACTGAGCAGGACCGTTTGATAGCTTGAAACCTTAGAAACTTCCTTTTTTGGACGTCCCTGCAACTGTCTGGTTTGCTCTTGTAACCCTTTTGACATTGtgaaacttgaacttgaatttGACTACCGGTAATTACTTTAATCTTCAGCGATAGCCTAGCTTTTCAATGCTTAAACCTCTGCAATTCATCTTGAATTAATTACAGGAGAGACACAGTGAAACAGCAAAATTATGTTTAAACTAAGGGTTGTTTAGCTAAAAACATGCGTAGTCAGCACTTCCGATCTTTGCCACTTACAAAGTCCAACGGCATTGATGATGTCTGGAGGTCGAGAGCTGCAGATTGATATATATTTATCAAAAACTTTCATGTCAGAACGAAAGAACAATGGACATCTCTGTTGTGCGTATTCTAATGTGTGCAGCTTTCGGTGATGACAAAAGTTTGTCTTTGTAAATACGGGGAAATCCCTGTTTGATTGTTTGCTAATAATTTCTCGGAATGGCGAACGCATGTTTCTCGGAATCGCAAACTTCTGAGACATGACACAACAAAGCtgtaatttgcatatttgacactGACAAACTGTagtttttgcacgctttgcacgtacgcatgttttttttccatttttgtgcATTTCAAGGCCGTTCTCGTCCTTTCGACGACGGGAAATGACCTGAGTTTTGccgttgtgtggacgacgtgagaaCTTGACgacaattaaattttcttctttgtcttcctatctctgaagcgctgatTCTATTTTTATTCCAAGATACTTAGAACACGTTTTGCCAGCATGACCTGTAATGATTGAGAAACACGAAgtaacattttcagatgacgttctcgctttggtcgacgtcgtctttgcttataTTAAGCTTCCTAAAATCTACTTTTGAGCGGACCATGTAAGGTGCGGGGTTAGGTGATTTAGTATGAAGAATGAATATTCATCGCAGGGTATGCAtacgatttttatttttgcaggTACCCTACATGTATGCTTTGTCCTAGTTCGAACTGAACGTAAACTTATTTAGCAAAATTTTAAGTAGAAAAAGCAATATCACTTTTAGAAGCAGGAAAAGATCCGTAATACACCGAAGCAATAGTTACACAGCATGACCCCTTCAAAGGAGCGAAGATTCCAGGCGGTAAGGGAAATTCCCGTTTCTTCAGAATGTTCCAGACGTTTGCTCATAGAAAACTAGTGTCCCTTTCCTCAAAATTGTGACGCTCACAGGATGCTTTTCTAAAGATCAAACTGAGAgtaaaattcaaacaaattcAATCAAACTGAGAGTCAAATTCACTGCAGTTGGGGCTGTTGAAAATTGCACGCTTCGTCTTGTACGACTCAAACCCACAAACGAATATATTTTCTCCTTGTCGATGTTCAtgctgaattttgaaaattaactATTTTCATTGATCTGCTGGAGTGCGTGGTTTATCTTTGCTTCGAATTCCTCTTGGACACTGCATCTTAATAAATTTTTAAGAGGGATTTTTTCACAATTCATTATGTTGGGGAAAAGTCCCAGATCTTATTTTTAGCACTGTTTCTCCATACATTAAGGTTATGTGAGGCCATCGCATTGGCtcattgaaaaatgaaatacaGGCTACCGAAAAATAGTTGCCTCAGAAGACCTTTCTGCTTTTGTGAGTGAAAGTGTTTCATTTGGGATCATGGCGAACTGTACTAAAACAATGGACAAAGTCTTCCTTTGGGGCGGACGTATATTATTTCTTGTGCTGATGGTGACACAGTGTCTCTTTCTCGCTTCCTATCCGGCAATTTACAAAAACAATTTAACATGGTACTTAACAAGTTTGTCATATGCTCCTGCGGCGTTTACGTGGTTATTCCTGCTTTTGTCCAAGAAGGCCAAACTTCGCTGGTTGTTTTTGACCTGGGGCTTGTACTTGATAGGTTTAGTGGGGAGcattgttattgtgtttacaacagTTGGAGACATCCTTGATAAAGAAAGGTTTCTTGGTCCAAATGGTCTAAAGATGACCCTTTGCATTACACCGCttcttgtgttgttgttgttaaatacAGCAGAAGATGCGGAAAGGCACGAGAAACTTCTGCCCTTGGTGTGCTTCCAAATGGCTGTGGATCTTGTCGATACAATCGAAATAATAGACATTGTTTTGGACGAGAAAGAACACAATTATGGAATCCCAAATGCATTTGGTCATTCAATGGTCGCAATAGCGTGTATCAGTTTTCTGCTATCGCTCTGCAAAATGCTTGAGATTGATCTTAATACAGGAGAGCCTAAGCCAAAAAGAGCACTGTTGCGTTATGTTTTTGAAATGGCTCTCGTAAACTTAGTGTTTCTTATCATTCGTTCGGTGATCTTCATCAAGTACAAGAAAGATGAATCAATTTTCATCTTGAAGAATCTAATTGCAATTATACTCGGAATCATGGGAATCCGAAACCTCAAAAGGAAGATGTGGCCTTCTAGCTTCCGTTGCAAATGAAcattcattattttaaaaatctttACTATTACGAGGATTGAATTGCTTGCATTTCAGTTGCCGGCATCGGTGTGCATCcctgtttgaaaacaaaccaaCTGGCAGGTTAGAACTGAACAATTATTGATCTGTTGGATTGGAGTTTTTAGATCCTATATTAGGAAATAAAGGGCTTTGTTAAAAGACAACTTCATCTAGGTTAAATTTAGTCATATTTTACCCGCTGGTGAGATGGTGTTTAGCATAAAGTTTCGAGCaaaaaatgattttataatCATTGTGTTCATATAGTAACAGTTCCTTAACCATTGGTTGAGATAAGGAGTGCACAGAACCGTTTGATAGCTAGAAACCTTGGAAGCCTCCTTTTTCTTGGAGATCCCTGTAAATGTCTTTTTCCGGCTTGTAACCCTATTTACCAGTGGTACGGAACCTAGCTTAATcagaaacttgaacttgaatttGGCTGATTAGTATAATCTTCAGCGATTACTTAGCTTTTCAATGCTTAAATCTCTGCAATTCACCTTGAATTAATTACATGAGAGACACAGTGAAACAAGAAAACTATGTTCAAACTAAGGGCTGTTTAGCTAGAAACATGCGTAGTCAGCATTTCCGATCTTTGACACTGGAATTGATACCTCGATCTCGAGGGCTAGATCGGTGTATCTCTATCAAAAACATTCATGTCTGCGAAAAGGAACAGTGAACACCTCTGATGTACGTACTCTAATGTCTTTAGCATAACAAGGCTTGTATTGTTAAGAAAGGGGAAGcccctgtttgtttgttttataattGTTGGTGCCAAAATACACTTTCTTGGAGTGGCGAACTTTTGTTTCTCGGAATTGCAAACTTCGAAAGCATGACGCAAGGGAGcttaaatttgcatatttcacaatgaCAAACTGTAGttttgcacgttttgcacgTACGCATGCTTTTCAACTTTTGTACATTTCATGGCCGTTTTCGTCCTTTCGATGACAGGATATGAGATGAGTtcttgtgtggacgacgtgaggaCCTGACGACAATTTGTCTTCCTAtattccagtttaattccaggatacatagaacacattttgcaagcatgaCTTGTAGCTAGTAAATTATTTCAGAAACAcgaagttgcattttcagatgcatgacgttctcgctttggtcgacgtcgtctttgcttatgCTAACCGTATAAGGCGAGAGGTTCAAGTGATTTGGTATGAAGAGTGAATATTCATTGCAGGGTTTGCAtacgatttttatttttgcgagTA includes these proteins:
- the LOC136896319 gene encoding uncharacterized protein, whose product is MASFLVWAGRFLFFGLALTQCFLLASYPSKKSGLWYLTSLSYAPSLLAWTSLVVTDNTKLGKLSYIWALYAIGLVVSTIIVFAAFVDTIDKGSLLGLKVTLCITPILLLLLLNTAKDVKKHKDLLPWLCFAMAVDLVDTIEMIDIVLDEVEKEHEYRIPKGFAYTMVAIACINFLLSPWQMLENDFETGELLPKRALWRYIVEIVVVNFVFLITRLVILIEYEKDESIFILKNLVAIILGIMGIRKLKTDIKISDLCCKDFGSNSLHL
- the LOC136895034 gene encoding transmembrane protein 121B-like translates to MANCTKTMDKVFLWGGRILFLVLMVTQCLFLASYPAIYKNNLTWYLTSLSYAPAAFTWLFLLLSKKAKLRWLFLTWGLYLIGLVGSIVIVFTTVGDILDKERFLGPNGLKMTLCITPLLVLLLLNTAEDAERHEKLLPLVCFQMAVDLVDTIEIIDIVLDEKEHNYGIPNAFGHSMVAIACISFLLSLCKMLEIDLNTGEPKPKRALLRYVFEMALVNLVFLIIRSVIFIKYKKDESIFILKNLIAIILGIMGIRNLKRKMWPSSFRCK
- the LOC136896312 gene encoding uncharacterized protein, whose product is MASVLICFGRLAFFVLYGLQSYLLTSYPAVYKRNDAFYALIVLFIPALILWLWILCDDRNLQWLFAVWPAYVWLALIPLIGIIFGGGDPIENKLDSQVFFGPNVLKITLCLSPLLLLLLLSTGTDSMSYRELIWLLSLRIALDLFDTVEMLEVVLEENIVPHNIPRSFENAIIAFACISFILSPLQLMQIKLLRRGDWRYREVTSICHKTLQTLAVNCVFLGLRLELFLGYGKDASIFIAKNGIIILLSLFEICSECECCGCSD